Proteins from a genomic interval of Rubinisphaera italica:
- a CDS encoding HpcH/HpaI aldolase family protein, giving the protein MRKSKTLARIRNEEVIRTCVLGHFIPAYICHAARVGYDCIWLDLEHRALTLRETQYLLAISHLYDIDIMLRPPTLEKTGLYRYLEDGAAGLMIPFVSTPKKAKALVDAVKFPPIGDRGIDNAGLDADFHIHDADDYVAWANRETFLCVQIETPEAVRNVEEIAAVEGVDMLFLGPGDLGLRLRQSVEMSLDEAWEIVAAACRKHGVAFGGPTIAFDEMQLRKSQGAQLLVNSSEFHSWSSALQQDIGRYDELV; this is encoded by the coding sequence GTGAGAAAAAGTAAGACGCTGGCCAGGATTCGAAACGAAGAAGTCATTCGGACCTGCGTGTTGGGCCATTTTATCCCGGCCTATATCTGCCATGCGGCTCGCGTCGGCTACGATTGCATCTGGCTGGATCTCGAGCATCGGGCTTTGACGCTTCGAGAGACGCAGTACCTGCTGGCGATTTCACACCTATATGACATCGACATTATGCTTCGGCCGCCAACGCTTGAGAAAACCGGGCTGTACCGGTACCTCGAAGACGGCGCCGCGGGTCTGATGATTCCGTTCGTGTCGACGCCCAAGAAAGCGAAGGCGCTGGTCGATGCGGTAAAGTTTCCGCCGATCGGAGACCGGGGAATTGACAACGCGGGTCTCGACGCCGATTTCCACATTCACGATGCCGACGACTACGTGGCGTGGGCGAACCGGGAGACTTTTCTCTGCGTTCAGATCGAAACTCCCGAAGCCGTGCGAAACGTGGAAGAGATCGCCGCTGTGGAAGGCGTTGACATGCTGTTTTTAGGTCCGGGCGACCTGGGACTGCGGCTGAGACAGAGTGTTGAAATGTCACTCGATGAGGCCTGGGAGATCGTTGCCGCCGCTTGCAGAAAACACGGTGTCGCCTTTGGTGGGCCAACAATCGCCTTCGACGAAATGCAGTTGCGAAAGTCGCAGGGGGCTCAACTGCTTGTGAACAGCAGCGAGTTCCATAGCTGGTCATCCGCACTGCAGCAGGATATAGGACGCTACGATGAGCTTGTTTGA
- a CDS encoding SDR family NAD(P)-dependent oxidoreductase, producing MSLFEMIRLDGRKALVTGAGQGIGRACALELARCGADLVLNDRPGSEELLETVEEIRSLGREGWPVEADVFSSDGPESIVRDAMERAGAIDILISNPAYSVRCGFLDYPLDELDRTIEGTFKSGFRLCQAAARQMVNRGRGGKILLISSVQAEMPFEGCAPYGAAKAALNHLTHSMSVELVSHRINVNAIEPGWIDTPNERRIFSDAVINAAGTDLPWGRLGLPEDIGRAAAFLVSDAAEYITGAILPVDGGFRFKDMRANTQPKVVDPE from the coding sequence ATGAGCTTGTTTGAAATGATCCGACTCGACGGCAGAAAAGCCCTTGTGACCGGGGCTGGACAGGGCATCGGCAGGGCGTGTGCGCTCGAGCTGGCAAGATGTGGTGCCGATCTTGTTCTGAACGACCGCCCTGGTAGTGAGGAACTGCTGGAAACGGTGGAGGAAATTCGTTCGCTCGGGCGAGAGGGTTGGCCAGTGGAAGCGGACGTGTTTTCATCGGATGGCCCGGAATCGATCGTCCGGGATGCTATGGAGCGAGCAGGAGCGATCGATATCCTGATCAGCAATCCCGCGTACAGTGTGCGGTGCGGGTTTCTCGATTATCCGTTGGACGAACTCGATCGAACGATCGAGGGGACGTTCAAGTCAGGATTCCGCCTTTGTCAGGCGGCGGCCAGACAGATGGTAAACCGTGGACGCGGTGGAAAAATTCTGTTGATCAGCAGCGTCCAGGCTGAGATGCCGTTTGAGGGGTGTGCTCCGTATGGAGCTGCTAAGGCTGCACTGAATCATCTCACACACAGCATGTCTGTTGAGCTGGTCTCTCACCGTATCAACGTCAATGCCATCGAGCCTGGCTGGATCGACACGCCGAACGAACGCCGCATATTCTCAGATGCTGTCATCAATGCGGCGGGAACCGATCTGCCGTGGGGGCGTCTCGGCCTGCCGGAAGACATCGGCCGGGCTGCCGCGTTTCTGGTGTCGGACGCTGCTGAATATATCACCGGAGCCATCCTCCCAGTCGATGGTGGCTTCCGCTTCAAGGACATGCGGGCTAATACTCAACCAAAGGTGGTCGATCCCGAGTAA